A single genomic interval of Helianthus annuus cultivar XRQ/B chromosome 6, HanXRQr2.0-SUNRISE, whole genome shotgun sequence harbors:
- the LOC110944528 gene encoding uncharacterized protein LOC110944528, which translates to MPLQYPLLFLHGESGWSPDMHLRVAPSNKDTKLSINMYYSYLLHDRFNVYTLLLNGGRLFQQFVVDAYVCIEQSRLDYYRKNQNTFRNEFLQGIHDAIQQGDLEGQSIGKRMILPSSFVGGPRYMYKHYLDALAICRVHGNPQYFITFTCNVKWPEIQRYMSKYPSLRPEDRPDSIARVFQIKAKSLIAFLKTKRPFGEVAADLYTIEFQKRGLPHCHLLFWVTEACKIRSAAEVDNYISAEIPDPEREPDLYMVVSDLMIHGPCGLVRPDSPCMSDGSCSKKYVVPYNQTLSLHFMAHINVEYCGWSLLIKYLFKYISKGADRIRYKVHKAVNAPDDTQNAQPYIDEIQNFVDGRFICPHEASWRILNFPIHYRNPLVQVLSVHLENMQNVTFKDNDQLDNVLENSYAKQTTLTEWLRNNQIDATGRHLRYVDYLLQDKWDLSAKVWIQRASNKTPAIGRLIYVHPSSGERFFLRMLLNHQRGCQSFKSIKTVHGDPVQRTVLHVKSWAYLKTIKNGPMHSMRLQYGPLPPNCTHYSPICFCTVTYQIP; encoded by the exons AATAAAGACACAAAGTTGTCTATAAACATGTATTACAGCTATCTGTTACATGACCGCTTTAATGTATATACGCTACTCTTAAACGGTGGTAGGCTTTTCCAACAATTTGTTGTTGATGCATACGTATGCATTGAGCAAAGTCGACTTGATTATTATAGAAAAAACCAAAACACGTTCCGTAACGAGTTCCTTCAAGGAATACATGATGCTATCCAACAAGGAGATCTTGAAGGACAATCAATAGGAAAGCGAATGATTTTACCATCTTCTTTTGTTGGTGGCCCACGTTACATGTACAAACACTACCTAGATGCATTAGCTATTTGTAGGGTCCATGGAAATCCTCAATACTTTATCACTTTCACATGTAACGTTAAATGGCCTGAAATACAAAGATATATGTCCAAATACCCTTCTCTTAGGCCAGAAGATCGTCCTGACAGTATAGCAAGAGTTTTTCAAATTAAAGCCAAGTCGCTTATAGCTTTCCTTAAGACTAAAAGACCTTTTGGTGAAGTTGCCGCAG ATTTGTATACCATAGAGTTTCAGAAAAGAGGGTTACCTCATTGCCACCTGCTTTTTTGGGTAACTGAAGCATGCAAAATAAGGAGTGCTGCTGAGGTGGATAACTATATATCCGCAGAAATACCAGATCCCGAAAGAGAGCCCGATCTCTATATGGTTGTTAGTGATCTTATGATTCATGGTCCGTGTGGTTTAGTCAGACCCGATTCACCATGCATGTCTGATGGGTCTTGCAGTAAAAA ATACGTTGTTCCATATAATCAAACTTTGTCTTTGCACTTTATGGCTCACATAAATGTTGAGTATTGTGGTTGGAGCTTGCTCATTAAGTACCTGTTTAAGTACATCTCTAAAGGTGCAGATCGTATACGATATAAGGTGCATAAAGCTGTTAATGCCCCAGATGACACCCAAAATGCACAGCCCTACATTGATGAGATTCAAAACTTTGTTGACGGTCGATTCATATGTCCACATGAAGCATCATGGAGGATTCTTAACTTCCCAATACACTATAGGAATCCGCTTGTACAGGTACTATCCGTCCATTTAGAAAACATGCAAAATGTTACATTCAAGGACAATGACCAACTCGACAACGTGTTAGAAAATTCATATGCTAAGCAAACTACTCTTACCGAATGGCTACGCAATAACCAAATTGATGCTACTGGACGTCACTTAAGATACGTTGATTATCTTCTTCAGGATAAATGGGATCTCTCTGCCAAGGTCTGGATTCAAAGAGCATCTAACAAAACACCAGCCATTGGTAGGCTTATATATGTACATCCAAGTAGTGGCGAAAGATTTTTCTTAAGGATGCTTCTAAATCATCAAAGAGGTTGTCAGTCATTTAAATCCATAAAAACGGTGCATGGGGACCCTGTCCAACGTACCGTGCTGCATGTGAAAAGCTGGGCTTACTTGAAAACGATCAAGAATGGTCCCATGCATTCAATGAGGCTGCAATATGGGCCACTGCCCCCAAATTGCACTCATTATTCACCCATATGCTTTTGTACTGTGACATATCAAATCCCGTAG